A genomic segment from Marinitoga sp. 1197 encodes:
- a CDS encoding V-type ATP synthase subunit A: protein MKIKEINGPVVKADGAKNLFMNEMVRVGEFKLTGEVIRINGDIATIQVYEETSMLKPTEPIEGTGKMLSVALGPGLLGSIYDGIQRPLNELIEKSGSFIGRGIDAFGLDTTKYWEVSFLKNVGDEVNGGDILAEVQETKSLTHKILIPPDINGKIVEIKENGNYKVTDILAKIETKYGIREIKMYHEWPVKIPRPVKNRLEPKIPLITGQRVIDLFFPISKGGTAAIPGGFGTGKTITQHQLAKWADADIIVYIGCGERGNEMTEVLEEFPNLKDPKTGAPLMDRTVLIANTSNMPVSAREASIYTGITIAEYFRDMGYNVAVMADSTSRWAEALRELSGRLEEMPAEEGYPSYLASRIGQFYERAGITENINGTVGSVTIIGAVSPPGGDFSEPVTQNTKRFVKCFWGLDKNLAYSRHYPSINWLTSYSEYKEDLNEWFANNVKEQWNYYRDEAMKLLTEDDRLQQIIKIVGEDVLPDDQKLTVLISKIIKVGILQQSAFSEIDSYCPLEKQYYLLKTIMDTYSRSKKYIEKSIAISQVLPAEVISKLLTMKEEIKTIEEFKSIEESLNTHFEKLENIYSK from the coding sequence ATGAAAATAAAAGAAATTAATGGTCCTGTTGTAAAAGCTGATGGTGCTAAAAATCTCTTTATGAATGAAATGGTTAGAGTTGGTGAATTTAAGCTGACAGGAGAAGTAATAAGAATAAATGGAGATATTGCTACCATCCAGGTATATGAAGAAACTTCTATGCTAAAACCAACTGAACCAATAGAAGGAACAGGAAAAATGTTATCAGTTGCATTAGGTCCAGGATTATTAGGTAGTATATATGATGGCATCCAGAGACCCTTAAATGAATTAATAGAAAAGTCAGGATCTTTTATAGGAAGAGGAATAGATGCTTTTGGATTGGATACAACAAAATATTGGGAAGTATCTTTCCTGAAAAATGTAGGAGATGAAGTTAATGGTGGAGACATTCTTGCAGAAGTTCAGGAAACCAAAAGTTTAACCCATAAAATATTGATTCCACCAGATATAAATGGAAAAATTGTTGAAATAAAAGAAAACGGGAATTATAAAGTTACAGATATACTGGCAAAAATAGAAACAAAATATGGAATAAGAGAAATTAAAATGTATCATGAATGGCCGGTAAAAATTCCAAGACCAGTAAAGAATAGATTAGAACCCAAAATACCATTAATAACAGGCCAAAGAGTTATAGACTTGTTTTTCCCTATTAGTAAGGGTGGAACTGCTGCTATTCCTGGAGGATTTGGAACAGGAAAGACTATTACACAACATCAACTCGCAAAATGGGCTGATGCTGATATAATTGTGTATATTGGATGTGGAGAACGAGGGAATGAGATGACAGAAGTTTTAGAAGAATTTCCAAATTTAAAAGATCCGAAAACTGGAGCTCCGTTAATGGATAGAACTGTTTTAATTGCCAATACTTCCAATATGCCTGTGTCAGCAAGAGAAGCGTCAATATATACCGGGATTACAATTGCAGAATATTTTAGAGATATGGGATATAACGTTGCTGTTATGGCGGACTCAACATCGCGTTGGGCTGAGGCTTTAAGAGAACTTTCTGGGAGACTTGAAGAAATGCCGGCTGAAGAGGGATATCCTTCATATTTAGCATCGAGGATAGGTCAATTTTATGAAAGAGCAGGGATTACAGAAAATATAAATGGAACCGTTGGATCGGTTACTATTATAGGAGCTGTTTCACCTCCTGGTGGAGACTTTTCGGAGCCAGTAACTCAGAATACGAAGAGATTTGTAAAGTGTTTTTGGGGATTAGATAAAAATCTGGCTTATTCAAGGCATTATCCATCTATTAATTGGCTTACAAGTTATAGTGAATATAAGGAAGATTTAAATGAATGGTTCGCAAATAATGTTAAAGAACAATGGAATTATTATAGAGATGAAGCTATGAAATTATTAACAGAAGATGATAGGCTTCAACAGATTATAAAAATAGTTGGTGAAGATGTTTTGCCTGACGATCAAAAACTTACTGTTTTAATATCGAAAATAATAAAAGTAGGTATATTACAACAAAGTGCTTTTAGCGAAATAGATTCTTATTGTCCATTAGAAAAACAATATTATTTATTAAAAACAATTATGGATACCTACTCACGTTCAAAAAAATATATTGAAAAATCAATAGCAATAAGTCAGGTTTTACCTGCAGAGGTTATTTCAAAATTGTTGACAATGAAAGAAGAAATAAAAACTATAGAAGAGTTTAAAAGTATAGAAGAATCTTTAAATACACATTTTGAAAAATTAGAAAATATATATAGTAAATGA
- a CDS encoding V-type ATP synthase subunit D, translating to MIFNQTIPTKGNLINLKQQIILAKQGHDLLEKKRNIIMKELVDLIDQAKSVQDRILKIFNRAYESLQLANLDLGIENVEEYANGVLEYDNLKIRFRSIMGVEVPEIYKEEQKIDIPYEIYRTDAALDQAYIYFKTVLELIIEASMIENKVYKLAHEVKKTKKRVSALENIVIPQLQSSIKFIQDTLEEFEREEFFKLKKLKR from the coding sequence ATGATTTTTAATCAAACTATACCGACAAAAGGGAATTTAATAAATTTAAAACAACAGATTATTCTTGCAAAACAGGGACATGATTTGCTGGAGAAAAAAAGAAATATTATAATGAAAGAATTAGTAGATTTAATAGATCAGGCTAAGAGTGTTCAGGATAGAATATTAAAAATATTTAATAGAGCTTATGAATCTTTGCAACTGGCAAATCTTGATTTAGGAATAGAAAATGTTGAAGAATATGCAAATGGGGTTTTAGAATACGATAATTTAAAAATAAGATTCAGAAGTATCATGGGTGTTGAAGTTCCAGAAATTTATAAAGAAGAGCAAAAAATAGATATTCCTTATGAAATTTATAGAACAGATGCTGCATTAGATCAAGCATATATATATTTTAAAACAGTTTTGGAATTAATTATAGAAGCTTCCATGATTGAAAATAAGGTTTACAAACTTGCACATGAAGTAAAAAAGACTAAAAAGAGGGTTTCTGCACTTGAAAATATTGTAATACCTCAACTACAAAGTTCTATTAAATTTATTCAGGATACTCTTGAGGAATTTGAAAGAGAAGAATTTTTTAAATTAAAAAAATTAAAAAGATAA
- a CDS encoding ABC transporter substrate-binding protein — protein MKKIFLFLFILIFILFFYVIKSPLKIGIIGNFSGDETFSMEDIVKAVNTFYKKYKYSNIKIYYEDAKGNAENSLKAYNKLKKKNVSIMIFATDSTSFNPVYPLLKKDKILGIGASITSDIYTNKDDWFVRVIPNNKNEQKQIAEYLNKKTDEILIIKGYGNPIYINNSFENFKNFYYGNINLIPLNTPENSIEKIKLYYNNENYAYIMISSINKSALIINLLKKMNPKINIIILPWFNDKHLIDLLDNKKNIILPYYFSNYSEYSRKFKELYNVYPNIYANIIYETLEILYYTYKNTPNRSEEIKKYLLNNTFNTSFGIVKFDKYGEINKKLLFEVYTQ, from the coding sequence ATGAAAAAAATATTTTTATTTCTTTTTATTTTAATATTTATTCTTTTCTTTTATGTTATAAAATCACCATTAAAGATAGGCATAATTGGGAATTTTTCTGGAGATGAGACATTTTCTATGGAAGATATTGTTAAGGCAGTCAACACATTTTACAAAAAATATAAATATTCTAATATAAAGATCTATTATGAAGATGCAAAAGGAAATGCCGAGAATTCTTTAAAAGCATATAATAAATTAAAAAAGAAAAATGTGAGCATAATGATATTTGCTACAGATTCTACTTCATTTAATCCTGTTTATCCCTTGCTTAAAAAAGATAAAATTCTTGGAATAGGTGCTTCTATTACTTCTGATATTTATACAAACAAAGATGATTGGTTTGTAAGAGTTATTCCTAATAATAAAAATGAACAAAAGCAAATCGCAGAATATTTGAATAAAAAAACAGATGAAATTCTTATTATAAAAGGATATGGAAATCCAATTTATATAAATAATTCATTTGAAAATTTTAAAAATTTTTATTATGGAAATATTAATCTTATTCCTTTAAATACCCCGGAAAATTCAATAGAAAAAATCAAACTGTACTATAATAATGAAAATTATGCATATATTATGATAAGCTCCATCAATAAAAGTGCTTTAATAATAAACTTATTGAAAAAAATGAATCCGAAAATAAATATAATAATTTTACCCTGGTTTAATGATAAACATTTAATCGATTTGTTAGATAATAAAAAAAATATAATATTACCTTATTACTTTTCAAATTATTCAGAATATTCCCGTAAATTTAAGGAGCTATATAATGTATATCCGAATATTTATGCAAATATTATTTATGAAACTTTAGAAATATTATATTATACTTATAAAAATACGCCAAATAGATCAGAAGAAATAAAAAAATATCTTTTAAATAATACATTTAATACTTCCTTTGGGATTGTAAAATTCGATAAGTATGGTGAAATAAATAAAAAACTTCTATTTGAGGTGTATACCCAATGA
- a CDS encoding methylglyoxal synthase: MINVALIAHDKKKLDLVMFVKEWKYVFEKCNLYATSSTGTLIEEKVGLNVTKFASGPYGGDLQIGAMIAAGSMDFVIFLRDPLTAQPHEPDVSALMRVCDVHNIPLATNLATAEGLVLEIEKKIPTTEGE, encoded by the coding sequence ATGATAAATGTTGCATTAATTGCTCATGATAAAAAGAAATTGGATTTAGTTATGTTTGTAAAGGAATGGAAGTATGTATTTGAAAAATGTAATCTTTATGCCACCAGTTCCACTGGAACTTTAATAGAAGAAAAGGTTGGATTAAATGTAACAAAATTTGCGTCAGGTCCATATGGAGGAGATTTGCAAATAGGTGCGATGATTGCAGCAGGAAGCATGGATTTTGTTATATTTTTAAGGGATCCTTTAACAGCACAACCTCACGAACCAGATGTTTCTGCTTTAATGAGAGTTTGTGATGTACATAATATACCTCTTGCTACCAATTTAGCTACGGCAGAAGGACTTGTATTAGAAATTGAAAAAAAAATCCCTACAACGGAAGGTGAATAA
- the trhA gene encoding PAQR family membrane homeostasis protein TrhA — MKDLNNFEKYTKGEEIANSITHGIGAILSLVALVILIIFSSINGTFLQTISVTIYGISLFLLYLASTLYHSIQHKKTKQILEIIDHSSIYLLIAGTYTPFTLVTLNGKIGWSIFIIVWILALIGIILKPFFVKKFRIISTLLYIGMGWMIIFAIKPLISSLPLGGIIWLVMGGLLYTVGAIFYIWRKLPYSHMIWHLFVLGGSISHFIAVFFYVLN, encoded by the coding sequence ATTAAAGACTTAAATAATTTTGAAAAATATACAAAAGGTGAAGAAATTGCAAATTCAATAACTCATGGAATAGGTGCCATACTAAGTCTGGTTGCTCTTGTCATCTTGATTATTTTTTCTTCAATTAATGGAACTTTTTTACAAACCATTAGTGTTACTATATATGGAATAAGTTTATTTTTATTATACCTTGCTTCAACTTTATATCATAGTATTCAGCATAAAAAAACAAAACAAATTTTAGAAATTATAGATCATTCATCTATTTATTTGTTAATTGCAGGAACATATACACCTTTTACTTTAGTAACTTTAAACGGAAAAATTGGTTGGTCAATTTTCATAATAGTATGGATACTTGCTTTAATTGGAATAATTTTAAAACCTTTTTTTGTAAAAAAATTCAGAATAATCTCAACGCTTCTATATATTGGAATGGGATGGATGATAATTTTTGCAATAAAGCCATTAATATCATCATTACCTTTAGGTGGGATAATATGGCTTGTAATGGGAGGTTTATTATACACCGTTGGTGCTATTTTTTATATATGGAGGAAGTTACCTTATAGTCATATGATATGGCATTTATTTGTTTTAGGTGGAAGTATTTCTCATTTTATCGCTGTGTTTTTTTATGTTTTGAATTAA
- a CDS encoding V-type ATP synthase subunit B has product MAIREYQGISQIRGPLIIIENVKDIRYDEVVEIEHNNKTRLGKVIMISEDAAVIQVFEGTQELSLNEPKIKFLGKPLEINLSPDILGRTFDGLGRPIDEMGEIIAQKSVDINGSAINPAAREYPRDFIQTGISAIDSMLTLIRGQKLPIFSGNGLPHNKLAVQIAKQAKLKSNEEFAVVFGAIGLKKDDANFIIKNFEESGAIENMVVFLNLASDPVVERIATPRMALAVAEYLAFDLGKHVLVILNDMTNYCEALRELSNYRGEIPGRKGFPGYLYSDLASIYERAGMIKGKNGSVTQIPILTMPNDDITHPIPDLTGFITEGQIVLSRELHRKNIYPPINVLPSLSRLMKDGIGKGFTREDHPDVSSQLFASYSRVFEIRSLAAIIGEDDLSDIDKLYLDFGKTFENEFINQSFNEERTLEDTLNIAWKILSILPKTELTRIKKNYIEKYYKK; this is encoded by the coding sequence ATGGCAATACGAGAATATCAGGGGATATCTCAAATTCGAGGACCTCTCATTATAATAGAAAATGTTAAAGATATAAGATACGATGAAGTTGTCGAAATTGAACATAATAATAAAACCAGATTGGGTAAAGTTATTATGATAAGTGAAGATGCGGCCGTTATTCAGGTGTTTGAAGGAACTCAAGAATTATCTCTTAATGAACCAAAAATAAAGTTTTTAGGAAAACCACTGGAAATAAATTTATCTCCAGATATACTTGGAAGAACATTTGATGGACTGGGAAGGCCTATTGATGAAATGGGTGAAATAATTGCACAAAAAAGTGTAGATATAAACGGATCAGCAATAAATCCGGCCGCCCGTGAATATCCTCGAGATTTTATTCAAACGGGTATTTCAGCAATTGATAGTATGCTTACATTAATACGTGGTCAGAAACTTCCTATTTTTTCAGGAAATGGATTACCTCATAATAAATTAGCGGTTCAAATTGCCAAACAGGCTAAATTAAAATCAAATGAAGAATTTGCTGTTGTATTTGGTGCAATAGGTTTAAAAAAAGACGATGCAAATTTCATAATTAAAAATTTTGAGGAAAGTGGCGCCATAGAAAATATGGTGGTGTTTTTAAATCTGGCCAGTGACCCTGTCGTCGAAAGGATAGCTACGCCAAGAATGGCTCTTGCAGTTGCTGAATACCTGGCTTTTGATTTAGGAAAACATGTTCTTGTAATTTTAAATGATATGACCAATTATTGTGAAGCATTAAGGGAATTATCAAATTATAGAGGTGAAATTCCTGGGAGAAAAGGTTTCCCTGGGTATCTTTACTCAGATTTAGCTTCGATATATGAAAGAGCTGGTATGATTAAAGGTAAAAATGGTTCTGTAACCCAAATACCTATATTGACTATGCCAAATGATGATATTACTCATCCAATACCAGATTTAACCGGTTTTATAACAGAAGGCCAAATTGTTTTATCAAGAGAATTACATAGAAAAAATATATACCCACCTATAAATGTTTTACCATCTCTTTCAAGATTGATGAAAGATGGAATTGGTAAAGGATTTACCAGAGAAGATCATCCGGATGTATCATCACAGCTTTTTGCATCTTATTCTAGGGTGTTTGAAATAAGATCTTTGGCTGCTATAATTGGAGAAGATGATTTATCTGATATAGATAAATTGTATCTGGATTTTGGAAAAACCTTTGAAAATGAATTTATTAATCAGAGTTTTAATGAAGAAAGAACACTTGAAGATACATTAAATATTGCCTGGAAAATACTTTCTATATTACCAAAGACAGAACTAACAAGAATAAAAAAGAATTATATAGAGAAATATTATAAAAAATAA
- a CDS encoding phospholipase D-like domain-containing protein produces MKKIFLILYLFFSIFLYSYRIFITPSYELADFIEEKIIISNNIKFVSLSLNAPFLSMLNNKNNVEGFIEFNMYDIKSNNILPDKNIEGYLHEKFMIFDNKSVLFGTGNFTSGSIFEDLNVYIYTEDQAITSLFLKEFQNFQNGKFGKNKNIDNKSIYSKDIGKVIFITGPSKNIYSAINNFILSSKKFLYIFTYSFTDGRILYSFEKLSSINVDVKIIADSWNEKFVSNLKYLKGIEYKILKKYRNMHLKLLVNEYGLLLGSYNLTYRAREKNDEYILIIYNKDIRQILLDLFNKLWNQ; encoded by the coding sequence ATGAAAAAAATTTTTTTGATTTTATATTTATTTTTTTCTATATTTTTATATTCTTATAGAATTTTTATTACTCCGTCTTATGAATTGGCAGATTTTATAGAGGAAAAAATTATTATTTCTAACAATATAAAATTTGTATCATTGAGTTTGAATGCCCCTTTTTTATCTATGTTAAATAACAAGAACAATGTCGAAGGTTTTATAGAATTTAATATGTATGATATTAAAAGCAATAATATACTGCCTGATAAAAATATTGAGGGATATTTACATGAAAAATTCATGATATTTGATAATAAAAGTGTACTATTTGGAACGGGGAATTTTACAAGCGGTAGTATATTTGAAGATTTAAATGTTTATATATATACAGAAGATCAAGCAATAACCTCTCTTTTTTTAAAAGAATTTCAAAATTTTCAAAATGGTAAATTTGGGAAAAACAAAAATATAGATAATAAATCTATTTATTCAAAAGATATTGGAAAAGTAATTTTTATAACCGGACCCTCAAAAAATATATACAGCGCTATAAATAATTTTATTTTATCATCTAAAAAATTTTTATACATATTTACTTATTCATTTACTGATGGTCGAATATTATATTCATTTGAAAAATTATCATCCATAAATGTTGATGTAAAAATTATTGCAGATAGCTGGAATGAAAAGTTTGTATCAAATTTAAAATATTTAAAAGGTATAGAATATAAAATTTTAAAAAAATATAGAAATATGCATTTAAAATTATTAGTAAATGAATATGGTTTATTGTTGGGAAGTTATAATCTAACATATAGAGCTCGCGAAAAAAATGATGAATATATCTTAATTATATACAATAAAGATATTAGACAAATATTGTTAGATTTATTCAATAAATTATGGAATCAATAA